A window of Castanea sativa cultivar Marrone di Chiusa Pesio chromosome 1, ASM4071231v1 contains these coding sequences:
- the LOC142631153 gene encoding mitogen-activated protein kinase kinase 3 translates to MSGLEELRKKLAPLFDAEKGFSAGSTLDPCDSYTLSDGGTVNLLSRSYGVYNINGLGLQKCTSSPVDETDGSEKTYQCASHEMRIFGAIGSGASSVVQRAIHIPNHRILALKKINIFEKEKRQQLLTEIRTLCEAPCYQGLVEFHGAFYVPDSGQISIALEYMDGGSLADILRLQKRIPEPVLSSMFQKLLHGLSYLHGVRHLVHRDIKPANLLVNLKGEPKITDFGISAGLENSMAMCATFVGTVTYMSPERIRNESYSYPADIWSLGLALFECGTGEFPYSANEGPVNLMLQILDDPSPSPSKLNFSTEFCSFIDACLQKDADARPTAEQLLSHPFITKYEHSRVDLAAFVQSVFDPTQRMKDLADMLTIHYYLLFDGPDEHLQHIKTLYNEGSTFSFSGKHSVGPNDIFTALSSIRSTLAGDWPPEKLVHVVEKLQCRAHGQDGVAIRVSGSFIVGNQFLICGDGVQVEGLPNFKDLSIDLSSKKMGTFREQFIMEPSSHIGRYFIAKQELYITQ, encoded by the exons ATGTCTGGATTGGAGGAACTAAGAAAAAAGCTTGCGCCATTGTTTGATGCTGAAAAGGGCTTCTCAGCCGGGTCAACTTTGGACCCTTGTGATTCTTACACT CTATCGGATGGTGGGACTGTTAATTTGTTGAGTAGATCGTATGGAGTGTACAATATTAATGGGCTTGGGTTGCAAAAGTGCACGTCTTCGCCGGTGGATGAGACGGATGGTAGTGAAAAGACATACCAATGTGCTTCACATGAGATGAGGATATTTGGTGCAATCGGTAGTGGAGCAAGCAGTGTAGTTCAGAGAGCTATACATATTCCTAATCATAGAATTTTGGCCTTGAAGAAGATTAATATTTTTGAGAAg GAGAAAAGGCAACAGCTTCTTACAGAGATACGAACATTATGTGAAGCGCCTTGTTATCAGGGTCTCGTAGAATTCCACGGGGCATTTTATGTTCCAGATTCTGGGCAAATAAGCATAGCTTTGGAGTACATGGATGGAGGGTCATTGGCAGATATCTTAAGATTGCAGAAAAGAATACCTGAACCTGTCCTCTCGTCTATGTTTCAAAAGCTCCTTCAT GGGTTAAGCTACTTGCATGGAGTTAGACATTTAGTACACAGAGACATAAAGCCAGCAAATTTGCTTGTGAATCTGAAGGGGGAGCCAAAAATAACAGATTTTGGTATAAGTGCTGGCTTAGAGAATTCAATGGCAATG TGTGCTACTTTTGTTGGAACTGTTACGTACATGTCACCTGAGAGAATTCGAAATGAGAGCTATTCTTATCCGGCTGATATTTGGAGCCTTGGTCTTGCTCTCTTTGAATGTGGTACAGGAGAATTCCCATATTCAGCTAATGAAGGACCTGTCAATCTTATGTTACAG ATCTTGGATGACCCATCGCCATCaccatcaaaactcaatttttcaaCAGAGTTCTGCTCATTTATCGATGCTTGCTTGCAGAAGGATGCAGATGCAAGGCCAACAGCAGAGCAG TTACTTTCACACCCCTTTATTACAAAGTATGAGCACTCCAGAGTAGATTTAGCAGCATTTGTCCAAAGCGTTTTTGATCCAACACAAAGAATGAAGGACTTGGCAGAT ATGCTGACGATACATTATTACTTACTCTTTGATGGACCTGATGAACACTTGCAGCATATAAAGACCTTGTACAATGAAGGTTCAACTTTCAG TTTCTCTGGCAAACACTCTGTTGGTCCAAATGATATCTTTACAGCTCTGTCAAGCATCCGGAGTACATTAGCAGGTGACTGGCCTCCTGAAAAACTTGTGCATGTTGTGGAAAAACTTCAGTGTCGTGCTCATGGTCAAGATGGAGTTGCCATTAGGGTATCAGGATCCTTCATTGTTGGGAATCAATTCCTTATTTGTGGAGATGGTGTACAAGTAGAGGGTTTACCAAATTTCAAAGATCTCTCCATTGATTTATCTAGTAAGAAAATGGGAACATTCCGTGAACAGTTCATAATGGAACCAAGCAGTCACATTGGGCGTTACTTCATTGCTAAACAGGAGCTGTATATTACCCAGTAG
- the LOC142622534 gene encoding LOB domain-containing protein 25 → MASSSSYSNSPCAACKFLRRKCMPDCIFAPYFPPEEPQKFANVHKIFGASNVSKLLNEVAPHQREDAVNSLAYEAEARIKDPVYGCVGAISVLQRQVIRLQKELDATNADLIRYACNANEMPTSSQFGRRNMNHGGGSFGQNSGMYYHYSPWNNEPGEDSNERGGDGNM, encoded by the coding sequence ATGGCCTCTTCTTCTAGCTACTCCAATTCTCCCTGTGCTGCCTGTAAATTTTTAAGAAGAAAGTGCATGCCAGATTGCATTTTTGCACCATATTTTCCACCTGAAGAGCCACAAAAATTTGCCAATGTTCACAAAATATTTGGTGCAAGCAATGTTAGTAAGCTTCTCAATGAAGTCGCTCCTCATCAGAGAGAGGATGCTGTAAACTCTCTGGCCTATGAAGCCGAGGCACGGATAAAAGATCCAGTCTATGGTTGTGTTGGAGCCATCTCAGTCCTACAAAGGCAAGTCATTAGGCTCCAGAAGGAATTGGATGCCACAAATGCAGACTTGATCCGTTATGCATGCAATGCCAATGAAATGCCTACATCATCCCAGTTTGGAAGAAGGAATATGAATCATGGAGGAGGTtcttttggtcaaaattctgGTATGTATTATCATTATTCTCCATGGAATAATGAGCCTGGTGAGGACAGCAATGAGAGAGGAGGAGATGGTAACATGTAA